A segment of the Lepus europaeus isolate LE1 chromosome X, mLepTim1.pri, whole genome shotgun sequence genome:
GTCAGGGAATGTGAATTCAACCCGTGATATTCTTCTGTAGGTCCCTTGGTATGTGTTTGCCTCAAAAGGAGGCTTCCCAACTGAAAACTCGTAGCAAAGAACTCCCAGGCTCCAGAGGTCCACCTTCTCGTCATGCATGCGGCCCTCAATCATCTCGGGGGACAGGTAGTCCAGCGTGCCACACAGCGTGGTCCTCCTGGAGGATGGAGCGTGTACCGACCACCCAAAGTCTGCAATCTTCAGCTCCCCAGCTGATCCAAGAAGCAGGTTCTCGGGCTTAATGTCTCTATGAATAACTCTCTTTGAATGACAGTACAACAGGGCGTTTGCCAACTCGGTGATATAGGTAGCAGTTCTCTGCTCATCGAACTTGGAAAGTTTCTGAAGCTCTCTGTAGACGGTTCCCAGCGGTGCACATCCAGGATCAGGTACACTCGGGTGGCATCATGGAAGTAGCCATGGAGTCTGAGAACATTAGGATGCCGCAGGTGGGACTGGGTTTCCACTTCCCTTCGGAGCTGATGCTCCACGCCTGCTTTCTCCAGCTGAGCTTTAAATAACACTTTGAGG
Coding sequences within it:
- the LOC133752581 gene encoding LOW QUALITY PROTEIN: aurora kinase A-like (The sequence of the model RefSeq protein was modified relative to this genomic sequence to represent the inferred CDS: inserted 1 base in 1 codon) encodes the protein MATSRANSSSDWMVGHAGGLSAQKLIPAQKPVQKLKQAQVASVPRPVSKPPNNTPKSEQPPPSAPGNNPEKELTSNQENEECKKRQWTLEDFDIGRPLGKGKFGNVYLAREKQSKLILALKVLFKAQLEKAGVEHQLRREVETQSHLRHPNVLRLHGYFHDATRVYLILDXAPLGTVYRELQKLSKFDEQRTATYITELANALLYCHSKRVIHRDIKPENLLLGSAGELKIADFGWSVHAPSSRRTTLCGTLDYLSPEMIEGRMHDEKVDLWSLGVLCYEFSVGKPPFEANTYQGTYRRISRVEFTFPDSVKEGAKDFMSRLLKHNPSHRPALAEVLEHPWVTAKSSKPSSCPNKEPASKQS